From the Dama dama isolate Ldn47 chromosome 24, ASM3311817v1, whole genome shotgun sequence genome, one window contains:
- the LOC133045761 gene encoding WW domain binding protein 1-like — translation MARRRLLGGMALLLLQALPSPLSVRAEPPQKSDKETCVGTNNQSYICDTGHCCGQSQCCNYYYELWWFWLVWTIIIILSCCCVCHHRRAKHRLQAQQRQHEINLIAYREAHNYSALPFYFRFLPNYLLPPYEEVVNRPPTPPPPYSAFQLQQQQQQQQLPAPCGSAGSSPPGTDPTRGSQGAQSSPLSGPSRSSTRPPSITDPELSDVPADPAATKTPGMEPSGSVAGLGEVDPTAFLDKDSECKEELPKEYSSEQGSALPDNKDKTPGRHRRFTGDSGIEVCVCNRGHHDDDLKEFNALIDDALDGPLDFCDSCNVRPPGDEEEGLCQPSEEQAREPGHPHLPRPPACLLLNTINEQDSPNSQSSSSPS, via the exons ATGGCGAGGAGAAGGCTCCTGGGTGGCATGGCGCTCCTGCTCCTCCAGGCGCTGCCCAGCCCCCTGTCAGTCAGGGCTGAACCCCCGCAGAAAtca GATAAGGAAACCTGCGTGGGTACCAACAATCAAAGCTACATCTGTGACACAGGACACTGCTGTGGACAGTCTCAGTGCTGCAACTACTACTATGAACTCTGGTGGTTCTGGCTCGTGTGGACCATCATTATCATCCTGAGCTGCTGCTGCGTCTGCCACCACCGCCGAGCCAAGCACCGCCTTCAGGCCCAGCAGCGGCAGCATGAAATCAACCTGATCGCCTACCGGGAAGCCCACAATTACTCAGCGCTGCCATTTTATTTCAGGTTTTTGCCAAACTATTTACTACCTCCTTATGAGGAAGTGGTGAACCGACCTCCAACTCCTCCCCCACCATACAGTGCCTTCCagctccagcagcagcagcagcagcagcagctacctgCACCGTGTGGCTCTGCAGGCAGCAGCCCCCCAGGCACCGACCCCACCAGGGGCTCCCAGGGGGCGCAGAGCAGCCCCTTGTCCGGGCCCAGCAGAAGTAGCACGCGACCCCCAAGCATCACTGACCCTGAGCTCTCCGACGTGCCAGCAGACCCAGCAGCCACCAAAACCCCTGGCATGGAGCCCAGCGGCTCTGTGGCTGGCCTGGGGGAGGTGGACCCCACGGCCTTCCTGGACAAGGATTCCGAATGTAAGGAGGAGCTTCCGAAAGAGTACAGCTCCGAGCAGGGCAGCGCCCTCCCTGACAACAAAGACAAGACACCTGGCAGACACCGCCGCTTCACGGGTGACTCAGGCATcgaggtgtgtgtgtgcaacCGGGGCCACCATGACGACGACCTCAAAGAGTTCAACGCGCTCATTGACGATGCTCTGGACGGGCCCCTGGACTTCTGCGACAGCTGCAACGTGCGGCCACCTGGCGACGAGGAGGAAGGTCTCTGCCAGCCCTCCGAGGAGCAGGCCCGGGAGCCCGGGCATCCACACCTGCCAAGGCCACCTGCCTGCCTGCTGCTGAACACCATCAATGAGCAGGACTCCCCAAactcccagagcagcagctctCCCAGCTAG